A single region of the Ictalurus punctatus breed USDA103 chromosome 26, Coco_2.0, whole genome shotgun sequence genome encodes:
- the LOC108258809 gene encoding microfibril-associated glycoprotein 4, with protein MSSVFSVFWTLLLPLLVGSIPISQELFPTDCSDIYDNGQNLSGMYTIYPTADTPVQVYCDMGCGESQTKDGKWTVFQRRMDGSVNFYRPWGHYKKGFGNKYGEYWIGLENLYQLTHKRKYELKVDLQDFEGVSVYAQYTSFSVESEADGYKLHISGFINGGAGDSMATNNGQKFSTFDKDQDLHPSNCAKRFLGGFWYSDCHSSNPNGIYLWGRDETHYAIGNVWYHWKGYDYGLKYIAMKIRPVSVAQ; from the exons ATGTCTTCAGTGTTTTCAGTGTTCTGGACGCTCCTGCTCCCCCTGCTGGTTGGAAGTATTCCTATTTCTCAGGAGCTTTTTCCGACAGACTGCTCTGACATCTACGATAACGGACAAAATCTCAGTGGCATGTACACAATCTACCCTACAGCAGACACGCCTGTACAGGTGTACTGCGACATGGGATGTGGGGAAAGCCAAACAAAAGACGGAAAGTGGACG GTgtttcagaggagaatggatggCAGTGTGAACTTCTACAGACCATGGGGACACTACAAGAAAGGGTTTGGGAACAAGTACGGAGAATACTGGATAG GATTGGAGAATCTTTACCAACTCACACATAAGAGGAAATATGAGCTGAAAGTGGACCTGCAGGACTTTGAGGGCGTGTCGGTTTACGCTCAATACACTTCTTTCTCTGTGGAATCTGAAGCTGACGGCTACAAACTCCATATTAGCGGCTTCATCAATGGAGgtgcag GTGATTCCATGGCGACAAACAACGGACAGAAATTCTCCACCTTTGATAAAGACCAAGACTTGCATCCGTCAAACTGTGCTAAACGCTTCCTCGGGGGATTTTGGTATAGTGACTGTCACAGCTCTAACCCAAACGGGATATACCTGTGGGGACGTGACGAAACTCATTACGCCATCGGAAATGTGTGGTACCACTGGAAAGGCTATGATTATGGTCTCAAATACATCGCTATGAAGATCAGACCTGTGTCTGTAGCACAGTGA